A region of Drosophila mauritiana strain mau12 chromosome 3L, ASM438214v1, whole genome shotgun sequence DNA encodes the following proteins:
- the LOC117140462 gene encoding uncharacterized protein LOC117140462, whose translation MEDEDSDYLPLPNTNSLSIPNDPVMLAVYQLYKPPLTANRNLLSERNREIFAEAFNDADQVPTLADLCVRQMAKRGNANVPDDVLQDPRKMRVHYDTLDVDLPLRECYCVEDASYWRRVVLAKSSETCLALKGLQDYDWRGKGLSLKYMELVEACPAALWPEKEMTELAALIKDHVRFMDIRHLQPLSEYAFRKTKREEDDSEPEISSEESGGIEISSDEPMTPEDGDEEGEEEEEGAGSFASEQNRAIGFNTKFTLNASDDEDDSGNERRKRRHERNVARQRLRDLKAAREAEHEERRRRRSEMRKHKEPEPRKKKKRTQRIKGTFDIRVEPEPDGGDDKVLDKRNKQRYLTHLQQLKYPEEDCVHIDLSFVRHFVNLVSLNLEFLGPALGRKYHKRNVLFSIKDMVRLARGLVALQQLQIFRLRNSRLNSFKLYTVCRALRVLPLLEVVDFGYNQMTDDCGPELGILLERPQMLKSLELEYNRLDTRAMSAIGEALQRSNLTRLEYLGLAHNKLSGDSLSILCNGIKGTEHVEELNVSGIEANPRTIVDQLGDLLRHHDPLRRLIMVAIPLGPKMGTKLICALTANMKVTHFDCRDCDLDEQEEFEANVAVRRNIFLGGNGFVTDTQRFPSIADVLEFAKTLKHPMVQKVENDMAKKKECLPFCPTPSPSVQSLAAQSLVTEESEYDIWQMLGITKKVTKVASPVEELVKKVSSVSVIKEPFVYKPNEFNIDEFRAHVFLPGTSNRHSYFMKERRMD comes from the coding sequence ATGGAGGATGAGGACTCAGATTACCTGCCGCTGCCGAACACCAATAGCTTGAGTATTCCGAATGATCCGGTCATGCTGGCCGTGTACCAGCTTTACAAGCCGCCCCTGACCGCCAATCGGAATTTACTCTCGGAGCGTAATCGGGAAATCTTCGCAGAGGCGTTTAATGATGCCGACCAAGTGCCCACTTTGGCGGATCTGTGCGTCCGACAGATGGCTAAACGTGGAAATGCCAACGTGCCCGACGACGTGCTCCAAGATCCGCGAAAGATGCGCGTCCATTACGATACACTCGATGTGGATCTGCCCCTGCGCGAGTGCTACTGCGTAGAGGATGCGAGCTACTGGAGGCGGGTGGTCTTAGCTAAGAGTTCCGAGACATGCCTTGCACTGAAGGGGTTGCAGGATTATGACTGGCGCGGCAAGGGACTGAGCCTGAAGTACATGGAGCTGGTGGAGGCCTGTCCGGCCGCCCTTTGGCCAGAGAAAGAGATGACCGAACTAGCCGCGCTGATAAAGGATCATGTTCGCTTCATGGACATTCGGCACCTGCAGCCGCTGTCGGAGTATGCCTTCCGGAAAACAAAACGTGAGGAAGACGACTCGGAGCCGGAAATATCCTCCGAGGAGTCCGGTGGCATAGAAATCTCCAGTGATGAGCCAATGACACCCGAAGACGGTGATGAGGAGGGGGAGGAAGAAGAGGAGGGGGCGGGTTCCTTCGCCTCTGAACAGAATAGGGCTATTGGATTCAATACAAAATTTACGCTGAATGCTTCCGACGATGAAGATGACTCCGGCAACGAGCGTCGCAAGCGTCGACATGAACGGAACGTTGCCCGCCAACGATTGCGGGATCTAAAGGCGGCCAGGGAGGCGGAGCACGAGGAGCGCAGGCGACGTCGGTCCGAGATGCGGAAGCACAAGGAACCAGAGCCgcgaaagaaaaagaagcgaaCGCAGCGAATAAAAGGCACCTTCGATATCCGCGTGGAGCCGGAACCGGACGGTGGCGATGACAAGGTTTTGGACAAACGCAACAAGCAAAGATATCTGACGCATCTACAACAGTTAAAATATCCGGAGGAGGACTGCGTCCACATCGATCTTAGCTTTGTGCGTCACTTTGTCAACCTGGTATCGTTGAACCTGGAGTTTCTGGGTCCGGCTTTGGGTAGGAAGTACCACAAGCGGAACGTGCTCTTTTCGATCAAGGACATGGTTCGCCTGGCTAGAGGTTTAGTGGcactgcagcagctgcagatcTTCCGGCTTCGAAACAGCAGACTTAATAGCTTTAAGCTATACACCGTGTGCCGGGCTCTGCGCGTATTGCCTTTGCTGGAGGTGGTGGACTTTGGGTACAACCAGATGACGGACGACTGTGGCCCCGAGCTGGGAATTCTGCTGGAGCGGCCGCAAATGCTAAAGTCCCTGGAGCTGGAGTACAACCGACTGGATACGCGGGCCATGTCGGCTATCGGAGAGGCACTGCAGCGATCGAACCTCACCAGACTGGAGTATCTCGGATTGGCCCACAACAAGTTGAGCGGCGACTCCCTGTCCATCTTGTGCAACGGCATCAAGGGCACCGAGCACGTGGAGGAGCTTAATGTGTCCGGAATCGAGGCGAATCCTCGGACAATTGTGGACCAACTAGGCGATCTTCTGCGTCATCACGATCCACTACGTCGGCTAATAATGGTGGCCATTCCTTTAGGGCCGAAGATGGGCACAAAACTTATATGTGCCCTCACCGCCAACATGAAGGTTACTCATTTTGACTGTCGCGACTGCGACTTGGACGAGCAAGAGGAGTTCGAGGCGAACGTGGCAGTCAGGCGAAACATCTTCTTGGGCGGAAACGGCTTTGTCACCGATACTCAGCGCTTCCCCAGCATTGCCGACGTCTTGGAGTTTGCCAAGACGCTGAAGCATCCGATGGTGCAGAAGGTAGAGAACGACATGGCGAAGAAGAAGGAGTGCTTGCCGTTCTGTCCGACCCCATCGCCAAGTGTCCAAAGCCTGGCGGCGCAGTCGCTGGTAACGGAGGAGTCGGAGTACGATATTTGGCAGATGCTTGGCATCACAAAGAAAGTGACCAAGGTCGCATCTCCGGTCGAAGAGCTAGTAAAAAAAGTCAGTTCAGTGTCGGTGATCAAGGAACCTTTTGTCTACAAGCCCAACGAATTCAACATCGACGAGTTCCGAGCTCACGTTTTTCTGCCGGGGACGAGCAACAGGCACTCCTACTTCATGAAAGAAAGGCGAATGGATTAA